In Brassica napus cultivar Da-Ae unplaced genomic scaffold, Da-Ae ScsIHWf_528;HRSCAF=793, whole genome shotgun sequence, the following are encoded in one genomic region:
- the LOC106407494 gene encoding RNA polymerase II C-terminal domain phosphatase-like 5 translates to MSILETLSLEPNPKRETIEPVFNESLPSTTCLHSFACHGVCTACNSMVEKRHFRSFHYFSDGLQIRHEALALAKRLTTKFYCTGEKKLHLVLDLDHTLVHTTSVPSLTEAEKYLIQEAGSRHDLWLLKSDEDPVERLVKLRPFVHDFLEEAHKMFKMYVYTKGNRYYAESVLEMIDPRRIYFGRRVVTREESPYLKTLDLVLADERGVVIVDDTRDVWPDHKSNLVEISSYEYFRMSNGQCSKPYSEERVDESECNGGLVNVLRLLKEVHCGFFRVKEDLESKDVRLLLQEIEFNRGVLY, encoded by the coding sequence atgtctaTACTCGAAACTCTTTCTCTGGAACCAAACCCCAAAAGAGAGACGATCGAACCGGTGTTCAACGAATCGTTGCCTTCTACCACATGTCTTCACTCCTTCGCTTGTCACGGAGTCTGCACAGCCTGCAATTCAATGGTCGAAAAACGCCACTTCAGATCATTCCACTATTTCTCCGACGGTCTACAGATACGCCACGAGGCCTTGGCCTTAGCCAAACGTCTCACAACTAAGTTCTATTGTACGGGCGAGAAGAAACTCCACTTAGTCCTTGATTTAGACCATACCCTTGTCCACACCACAAGCGTTCCATCTCTCACCGAAGCGGAGAAGTATCTTATCCAAGAAGCGGGTTCAAGACACGATCTCTGGCTGTTGAAATCAGACGAAGATCCCGTCGAACGCTTGGTAAAGCTACGTCCTTTTGTCCACGATTTCTTGGAAGAAGCACACAAGATGTTCAAAATGTATGTTTACACAAAGGGTAACCGCTATTACGCTGAATCAGTCTTGGAGATGATCGATCCGAGGCGAATCTATTTCGGTAGGAGAGTGGTAACGAGGGAGGAGAGTCCTTACTTGAAGACGCTTGATTTGGTTCTGGCGGATGAGCGTGGTGTGGTGATTGTGGATGATACGCGTGATGTGTGGCCTGATCACAAGAGTAACTTGGTTGAGATTAGCAGTTACGAGTATTTCAGGATGAGCAATGGCCAGTGTTCAAAGCCGTACTCTGAGGAGAGGGTAGATGAAAGTGAATGCAACGGTGGGTTGGTTAATGTTTTGAGGTTATTAAAGGAAGTTCACTGTGGATTCTTTAGAGTCAAAGAAGACTTGGAGTCAAAAGACGTGAGGTTGCTGCTACAAGAGATTGAATTCAATCGTGGTGTACTATACTAA